tcagctctggcactagGTGCTATCGTggactgaacctgcagcctctggtgTGCAAGTTGGTGCCGTCAGGCTGAGCTAGGACCCCGTGCCCCGTACTTTTCAGACAGACAGggcgagacaccacagcactggagctgccCCTGCCGCTGTGGCACCTGCCAGGCGGTGCCGAGGTTCAAAGGCAGGCCCAGTGCACATGAAGACACGCGCCCTGTTCGTGAACCGTGTCCCCAAGTGGACGTGCCCAAGTCCTAAGTCCTGGTCCCTGTAAGTGACATGAGTTAGAAACAGGGTCACGTGCTCTTCCTGGGCTCTGGGTGGGCCCTTGGTCCAACACCCAGCATCCTGAGAACAGGACAGACACACGGGGAAAAGGCCACAGTGGAGGGACACCAGGACTCTGGGGCCGCCGGGCACCAGACAGAGTGAAGGCACAACCTCACGCCACTCAGTGCGGGCGGGCTCTGGCCTCCGGAGATGGAAGCTGGGTGCCCGTGCTGGGCGCTGTGGCGGCACACACTGGCCACAGATGGACACACCGACCAGTTAGTCTTCCCCTGGCCTCAGCGGTAGCACCCTGGGTcctgggcacgggggggggggggggcattttctGTACAAGGAAACATGGCCGAACCCGACATGTAAAacgcatgggggggggggttgggggcaggAAGGGACCCAGCAGGCCGCACCGCACACCACACGGGTGGAGCGGGTCCTTCCGCGGCGTCTCCTCCCTCCATTTGGAAAAATACCAAGACTCTGCGAGGAgcggtggagttgtgcagggaTCATGATGCCTGCCCAGCCCTGGCAGCGAGGCCCCGCTCCTGCGGCTTTATTAGCAGTGGTGAGTTCTGAGGGCAGACCTGGGCCACGGTCACCAGGCAGCCGCGCCGCGTCGtgctgtgtgctcaaacaggtacaAGGACGCGTTCCATGACGCGAGCAGGAAGGGCACAAGGCACCTCCCAGGGCACAAGGCACCTCCTACTTACTTGGGTAAAGGTCAGAGATGAGGGCAGGGGTGAGATCACAGAAGCAGGGGGGTGGGCTAGGGACCCCCGATGTAAGTCTGGTTGAGGGGCCCAGAAGCAGGGGGGTGGGCTAGGGGCCCCCGATGTAAGTCTGGTTGAGGGGCCCAGAAACGGGGACCTGGACAGAGGGAGGGCAGCTGGAAGACAGGGGATCCCCTCAGCAGCTCCCAGCTGCCTTGCAAGGGGCCGGGGCCTGCAGACAGGAGTCCAGGGGCCCAGCTGGCGGCCCCGCGTGTGTCCCCGTGGGCGCTTCTCCGGCCAGGCCGGTCCGGGCGGCCGTGGTGCCGGCAGGACGGGCAGCGGGCGAGGCCCCCAGCCGGCGGGCCGCCTAGTCACGGCGACTTATGCCGCGACCTGGGCACGGCGGAGAGGGCGAGGAGGAGCTGGGCGGCATAGTAGGTGGTCATGACCACCAGGCGGCCGTGGGGCAGGGGCCGCACAAACATATGCCAGGCCAGCACGCTGTCCGAGAGCGTGAAGAACAGCGCCCCCCAGCTGGCCGGGGGCCCGCGCACCAGGCCGCGCCACAGCACGAGGGACAGAACCAGGGTGTACCCCGAGAAAGGCAGCGCCAAGTCGGGGGGGAGGTGCAGCAGCAGGATGACGCTGTAGGGGATGCAGACCAGGACGACAGGCAGGAGCAGACGCGGCCGCAGGGGCGCCCAGCCCAAGGCCCACAGGTACAGCAGGTGGGCCGAGGCGAAGGCGGCCATGCCTGTGGAGTGTTGGGGACGCGCAGTGAGGCCCAAGCAGCTGCCCCCAGCAGCTCCCTGCCGTCTGAAGCCTGAGGGAAGGCCTGCCCCGGGGGCCCCCGCTCCCACCCTGGCTGCAGGGTCCCCGGATGGGCGATCTTAAaaagctggggccgggtggtggtgtgcctgtttgagcgcacacattgccgtgtgcaaggacccgggttcaagccctggtccacacctgcagagggcagactttacaagtggtgaagcagggcaataggtgtctctgtctcttatctgcccctcccctttcaacttctgtctctatgcaaaataaacccATAGATATGCATGCCAGGGGCCAGGGCcacggggccaggctgtggcacactcaGCGGAGAGCCCACAgcgctatgtgcaaggacccagggtcaagcccctggtcccacctgtggggagggggcttcatgagcgacggagcagtgctgcaggtatctctctctatctctcttccattCCTGTCTatcaggaaagaaggaaagacaaggagggaaggagagaaagtatgtgtgtcagtgtgtgtggggagccaggttcagcacacacagtactaagcacaaggacccatgcaaggatctgagtttgagcctctgccAGGAAcattgcaggcaccgaaccccagtgataacccaggtggcaaaaaaaaaaaagaggctgtgtgtgtgggatcACGTGTGTGACTCTGTGTGCGTGCGTCGGTGGctctcagtagagcacacacattacctgggCAGGAGCCCAGGCCACCGAACGGAGCACTAGCGGGGAGAAGTTTCACCGGCGGCGGAGTGCTGCTGCACCGTCCATCTCTGCTCGGCTCTCTAGATATCTAAAgacaaaaatggccactgggagcggtgCAGCTGCAGGGCTGTGCAGGCGCTGGTGGCCTGCAAGGCAGCTCCCCTAGGAGGGCGCCTGCCACGCCGGGCGAGTCCCTCGCTCCCTGTGTCTCCCGTCTGAAGTAAGCCCAAGAGGGGGATGGAGGAAAGCTAACACCCTATGTAGTTTTGCTCCCCACAGAgattcgctctctctctctctctctctctctccctccctccatctttgGGAaggctctcctctcactctcacCCCAGGGCTTTTGCACTTGTGGGGACCATGCTCCCTCAGATGGGGCGCCTCTAGTTTTCGGACACCACTGTGACCCCCACCCTCCCGCCAGACCCCCAGGGGCTCACCGTAGAAGAACGCCTGGGGCCAGATGAGGCAGGCGTCCCCCACGGCGGAGCACAGCAGGGCAGCCCGAGGGAGCGACGGGGAGCCCCGAGCCCGCAGGTAGAGCGCCAGGCAGAGCACTGGCAGGCACTTGACCAGGGCGCCGAGCCAGGACGGCGGGTCCTCGGGGATCCAGAGCAGGAAGTAGACAGCGCAGGTCACAAAGAAGGGGCTCAGCCACTTGCCTACGTGCAGCCACTTCTGGGGACAACAAGGGCCGCTCAGCCTGGCCGGACCTCAGAGTggccacccctgcccccaggcgTGGAGCCCAGCCAGCCCATCCAGACGGGTCCTGCTGGGGCCGGGATCCCGGCCTCGCAGGAGGCCGCTCAGCCCCTACCCGCTTCCAGGGCTCTCTCACTTCGAGTCTGAAGTCGGGCTTCGGGCGCTGCCCCTCTCCCCAGGAGCCCATGCTGGCCTCGGACACCCCAGGGTGGCTCGTCTGGTGCCAGCAGCCCTGGGGAAGGAGCGGGGTGGCGCGTGGTTACACGTTAACCTGGAGGAGCGTCCTGTGACCCCTGGGACCGATAACAGGCCCGGGATGCCGCTCCCACTGCCGGGCCGGCCCCACCTGGCACTGCTGATAAAGTGGCATCGAGGACGCTCCCCAACGGCCTTGGGCCCAGGCAATCAGAGGGGCGCAGGATCCCAGCTCTCCTCAGCCCCACCAGGCCCGCTCTCACTCCGCCTGCGGCAGGCCCAGCCTGTGGGGTGGACAAGATAGCCCTCCTCATGGCTCCTGTCCCGCTGCACCCGCTCCTGCCCCCTTCTGGGCCCTGAAGCGcagggacagggatggggagggTGACCTCCAAGCTGGGCTGACGAACCTGCAGTGGCTCCTGCCCGCTCCTCAGCGCCACCgtgccctgggtccacactccgaGGTCACCAAACAAAGGTCTCCCACCTATGCGTGGCCAGCGGTGACCCCTGGAATTTTCCGCTTAAAGCCAGACTCACCCCGGGGGTCTATGTGACTGACAGGGCGGGTGGGGCCTGAGGCAGAAGGCTGAGGGGAAGGGCCTTGTGGGCCCCTCTTGGGGCCTCTGCTTGTCCGTCAGTACACAGGGACCGAGAGGGACCGCAGGCTGAAGTGGTTGGCTTGAAGGCCATGGCACCTTCCAGCCGCTCTGACAGGCTACACCCACCCCGTGATGGGACGGAGGTGCATTCACCCCCAGCAGTGGGCCCAGCGCACGGCCGTGAGGCCCTGGCACGCCTACTTCTCACAGCCTAAGCCCGACTCAGGAGACGCCAAGGCTCCGTCTGTACTACtccccactcctggtggtcagttTTTCTTTCCTTGACATAAGAGGGCGAGAGACGGAGCGAGAGGGAGAGGCCTCAGGCGCTGCCCCCGAGGCACTCCCGGGTGGTGGCCGGAGCCTTGACCCCTGGTCCTCGCCCACGGTGAcacgtgcactctgccaggtgagggAGAGGGCACCCGGGGACCCGTCACCGGCAAGGCAGACTCCTGGCGTGGGGGAGCTGTACccgcagcccccccacccccccccgggCCCAGCACAAGGCCGGCTCAGGCTGCCCCGGTGGGCCCCAGAAGCGAGGTCTGAGCAGCGGGTCttaaactgtttttatttatatctgCGATATGAAACAGAAGCTCGGCACGAACACGCTCTCACGCCAGCCTGGGGACAAGGAGCTGGGGACAAGGTCACTTGGCAGCCAGCGGGACCCCAAGCCCTCAGGCGTAGGGAGGGATCCCACCAGACCCCTGCCCTGGGGCCCCAGGGCTGGGGTCTCAGTGGGTGTATCAGGGCCCCATGGGAATGTCACTGGGAGTCCACCTTGGACGCGGACCCTGGGCTTCCCCCCCAGATCAGAGAAGTCAGCCAGGCCAGGCTGGGGGCCCTTAAGCTCCCAGCCGGGTCAAAGTGCAGGGTCCAGGGCAGGGGGGTGGGCAAAGGCACGGCCCCCACTCAGGCCCTGGGGAGCACGAGTGCGGTGTGGTGTCTGCCCCCGAGGGCGGAGCGCTGTCTGTGAGGCAGCAACCCTGGGACCCCCAACGCAGCCCCCATCCACCCGGCCAGCCTGGCTTCCTCCCggctctccacccactctctcttcctcgatacatatatatatatatatatatatagaatataggtctctctctcca
The DNA window shown above is from Erinaceus europaeus chromosome 2, mEriEur2.1, whole genome shotgun sequence and carries:
- the TMEM86B gene encoding lysoplasmalogenase TMEM86B isoform X5; translated protein: MGSWGEGQRPKPDFRLEVREPWKRKWLHVGKWLSPFFVTCAVYFLLWIPEDPPSWLGALVKCLPVLCLALYLRARGSPSLPRAALLCSAVGDACLIWPQAFFYGMAAFASAHLLYLWALGWAPLRPRLLLPVVLVCIPYSVILLLHLPPDLALPFSGYTLVLSLVLWRGLVRGPPASWGALFFTLSDSVLAWHMFVRPLPHGRLVVMTTYYAAQLLLALSAVPRSRHKSP
- the TMEM86B gene encoding lysoplasmalogenase TMEM86B isoform X1; the encoded protein is MPLYQQCQGCWHQTSHPGVSEASMGSWGEGQRPKPDFRLEVREPWKRKWLHVGKWLSPFFVTCAVYFLLWIPEDPPSWLGALVKCLPVLCLALYLRARGSPSLPRAALLCSAVGDACLIWPQAFFYGMAAFASAHLLYLWALGWAPLRPRLLLPVVLVCIPYSVILLLHLPPDLALPFSGYTLVLSLVLWRGLVRGPPASWGALFFTLSDSVLAWHMFVRPLPHGRLVVMTTYYAAQLLLALSAVPRSRHKSP
- the TMEM86B gene encoding lysoplasmalogenase TMEM86B isoform X3, which codes for MPLYQQCQGCWHQTSHPGVSEASMGSWGEGQRPKPDFRLEKWLHVGKWLSPFFVTCAVYFLLWIPEDPPSWLGALVKCLPVLCLALYLRARGSPSLPRAALLCSAVGDACLIWPQAFFYGMAAFASAHLLYLWALGWAPLRPRLLLPVVLVCIPYSVILLLHLPPDLALPFSGYTLVLSLVLWRGLVRGPPASWGALFFTLSDSVLAWHMFVRPLPHGRLVVMTTYYAAQLLLALSAVPRSRHKSP
- the TMEM86B gene encoding lysoplasmalogenase TMEM86B isoform X4 — its product is MPLYQQCQGCWHQTSHPGVSEASMGSWGEGQRPKPDFRLEWLHVGKWLSPFFVTCAVYFLLWIPEDPPSWLGALVKCLPVLCLALYLRARGSPSLPRAALLCSAVGDACLIWPQAFFYGMAAFASAHLLYLWALGWAPLRPRLLLPVVLVCIPYSVILLLHLPPDLALPFSGYTLVLSLVLWRGLVRGPPASWGALFFTLSDSVLAWHMFVRPLPHGRLVVMTTYYAAQLLLALSAVPRSRHKSP
- the TMEM86B gene encoding lysoplasmalogenase TMEM86B isoform X2, yielding MPLYQQCQGCWHQTSHPGVSEASMGSWGEGQRPKPDFRLEVREPWKRWLHVGKWLSPFFVTCAVYFLLWIPEDPPSWLGALVKCLPVLCLALYLRARGSPSLPRAALLCSAVGDACLIWPQAFFYGMAAFASAHLLYLWALGWAPLRPRLLLPVVLVCIPYSVILLLHLPPDLALPFSGYTLVLSLVLWRGLVRGPPASWGALFFTLSDSVLAWHMFVRPLPHGRLVVMTTYYAAQLLLALSAVPRSRHKSP
- the TMEM86B gene encoding lysoplasmalogenase TMEM86B isoform X6, with protein sequence MGSWGEGQRPKPDFRLEWLHVGKWLSPFFVTCAVYFLLWIPEDPPSWLGALVKCLPVLCLALYLRARGSPSLPRAALLCSAVGDACLIWPQAFFYGMAAFASAHLLYLWALGWAPLRPRLLLPVVLVCIPYSVILLLHLPPDLALPFSGYTLVLSLVLWRGLVRGPPASWGALFFTLSDSVLAWHMFVRPLPHGRLVVMTTYYAAQLLLALSAVPRSRHKSP